From the genome of Armatimonadota bacterium, one region includes:
- a CDS encoding KpsF/GutQ family sugar-phosphate isomerase produces the protein MNPQVFDEQDRQKAIARASATLKSEGEAILKLCGRLDTAFAEAVELILKCRGRLVVTGMGKSGAIGRKLAGTFSSTGTPSLFLHPAEGIHGDLGMVTPDDVVLALSNSGESQEIVNILPAIARIGAKLIAMVGRDGSTLGTYANLVLDTSVECEACPLGLAPTTSTAVQLALGDALALAVMEARHFTREDYALFHPGGALGRKLLLRVSDVMRTGSAVAIVKQDTILRDTLFAITKAGAGAALVVDADGKLAGIITDGDVRRALLVDEAALNKQAAEVMSAGPRTISPDKLATEGLHLMDTPPRQIGEMPVIVDGKPVGMLMLKDLVAAGIV, from the coding sequence ATGAACCCGCAAGTTTTTGACGAACAAGACAGACAAAAAGCCATAGCCCGCGCATCCGCCACTTTGAAAAGCGAGGGTGAGGCAATACTTAAACTCTGTGGCCGGCTGGACACAGCCTTTGCCGAAGCTGTCGAGCTGATACTCAAGTGCAGAGGCAGGCTGGTAGTGACCGGTATGGGCAAGTCAGGCGCTATAGGCCGCAAGCTCGCCGGAACCTTTTCGAGCACGGGCACTCCGTCTCTTTTCCTGCATCCCGCGGAGGGTATCCACGGTGACCTGGGAATGGTGACACCTGACGATGTCGTGCTGGCGCTGTCCAACAGCGGCGAATCGCAGGAGATAGTGAATATCCTGCCCGCGATAGCTCGCATTGGTGCAAAGTTGATTGCTATGGTCGGCAGAGACGGATCGACACTAGGCACATACGCCAACCTGGTGCTTGATACAAGTGTGGAGTGCGAGGCATGCCCGCTGGGTCTGGCTCCTACCACCAGTACCGCCGTCCAACTGGCTCTGGGCGATGCTCTCGCCCTGGCTGTAATGGAAGCAAGGCACTTTACTCGCGAAGATTACGCGCTCTTCCACCCCGGCGGCGCACTCGGCAGAAAGCTGCTGCTCAGGGTCAGCGACGTTATGCGTACAGGCAGCGCGGTTGCCATCGTCAAGCAGGATACGATTCTCAGAGACACTCTTTTTGCCATCACCAAGGCAGGAGCGGGCGCTGCGCTTGTAGTGGATGCTGACGGCAAGCTGGCCGGCATAATCACTGACGGCGATGTGCGCCGTGCGCTTCTGGTTGATGAGGCTGCGCTCAACAAGCAGGCGGCGGAAGTAATGAGCGCCGGGCCAAGGACGATCTCGCCCGATAAACTCGCCACTGAGGGTCTTCACCTTATGGATACTCCTCCCAGGCAGATCGGTGA
- a CDS encoding LysE family transporter, with the protein MALGFFAKGIIIGFSIAAPVGPIGILCIRRTLAYGRASGFVSGLGAASADAMYAAVAGFGLTAISHFLISNGLWLRLFGGVFLLCLGIKIFLTKPALMSADHRHEGLIEAYLSTVVLTLANPMTILSYTAVFAGLGVGAIGHGLTSAVEIVSGTFVGSSLWWLTLSIGVGFVSNSLDRHMLKWVNRGAGVIILAFAVLIMANVRLA; encoded by the coding sequence TTGGCCTTGGGATTTTTTGCGAAGGGTATTATAATCGGCTTCTCTATTGCCGCCCCTGTCGGGCCGATTGGAATATTGTGCATTCGCAGGACCCTTGCCTACGGCCGCGCATCCGGTTTTGTCTCCGGCTTGGGCGCAGCCAGCGCAGACGCTATGTATGCTGCTGTCGCAGGTTTCGGTCTGACTGCCATATCACATTTTCTCATAAGCAATGGTTTGTGGCTGCGCCTGTTTGGTGGAGTATTTCTATTATGCCTGGGGATTAAGATATTTTTAACTAAGCCGGCTCTTATGAGCGCAGATCACAGGCATGAAGGGCTCATCGAAGCGTATTTGTCGACTGTGGTCCTCACTCTCGCAAACCCTATGACGATCCTTTCCTATACAGCCGTGTTCGCAGGGTTGGGGGTCGGAGCGATAGGCCATGGCTTGACCTCTGCGGTTGAGATTGTGTCAGGCACGTTTGTAGGATCGAGCTTATGGTGGCTGACACTGAGCATTGGAGTTGGGTTTGTCAGCAACAGCCTTGATCGCCATATGCTAAAATGGGTAAATCGTGGAGCAGGTGTGATCATTCTGGCTTTCGCTGTACTCATTATGGCGAATGTCAGGCTAGCCTGA
- a CDS encoding DNA polymerase III subunit delta' yields MSDRAGFDKIIGQEMAKRVLIRASREQNPTHAYLFLGLRGTGKTTFALEFGKALNCLSPREGHACGECAICHAIDHGNFPDIRIWSPEGQNTKIDQMREMREMAKFAPTRGKWKINIIEQGDTLNEESANCILKLLEEPPDYLINILLFRNTANALPTIRSRCQLIRFTQVDAGDLASRLIEDFGAGKDEAQFLAVYSQGCPGRAIELIGNESFFDRRNMIIKLAHDLCSGSPWLALKLAGILRSSDDDKSARETVIESLDMLLVWYRDLLAAKLQGDNAALVNLDRVDEIKSQCAHYPHAGPLANAIDLILHAKRAILGNASAPITTEALMMRLAAS; encoded by the coding sequence GTGTCTGACCGAGCAGGATTCGATAAAATAATAGGCCAGGAGATGGCAAAGCGTGTGCTCATCAGAGCGTCGCGCGAGCAGAATCCTACGCACGCCTATCTGTTCCTGGGGCTAAGGGGCACAGGCAAGACGACTTTCGCACTCGAGTTCGGCAAAGCCCTAAATTGCCTGAGCCCACGCGAAGGACACGCATGCGGCGAGTGCGCAATCTGCCATGCCATCGATCATGGCAACTTCCCCGATATCAGAATCTGGTCGCCGGAAGGTCAGAACACCAAGATAGACCAGATGCGCGAGATGCGCGAGATGGCCAAATTCGCGCCGACGCGTGGAAAGTGGAAGATCAATATCATCGAACAGGGCGACACTCTCAACGAGGAGTCGGCTAACTGCATCCTGAAACTCCTTGAGGAACCACCGGATTATCTGATAAATATTCTCCTTTTTAGAAATACGGCAAATGCGCTGCCTACCATTCGCTCGCGGTGCCAGTTGATAAGGTTTACTCAAGTCGATGCAGGCGATCTGGCTTCGAGGCTGATCGAGGACTTCGGCGCAGGCAAAGACGAGGCCCAGTTCCTGGCGGTATACTCTCAGGGCTGCCCCGGCAGAGCGATCGAGCTTATCGGAAATGAGTCTTTCTTTGATAGGCGAAACATGATAATAAAACTTGCGCATGACCTCTGCTCGGGCAGTCCATGGCTTGCTCTCAAACTGGCGGGTATTCTCAGGTCCTCGGACGATGACAAGAGCGCCCGGGAGACGGTGATCGAGTCTCTGGATATGCTGCTGGTGTGGTATCGCGACCTGCTGGCAGCCAAGTTGCAGGGCGATAATGCAGCGCTGGTGAACCTGGACAGGGTTGATGAGATAAAGTCTCAGTGTGCACATTATCCGCACGCCGGGCCACTGGCAAATGCAATCGATCTAATACTGCATGCAAAGCGGGCAATTCTTGGCAACGCCAGCGCTCCTATTACCACGGAAGCGCTGATGATGCGTCTGGCAGCTTCTTGA
- a CDS encoding cyclic-di-AMP receptor, with protein sequence MKLLISILHERDKQRVSDALLQAGYKFTIVASTGGFLRDGNTTLLIGTDEDKVDDVIETIRGCCPCRDEYVNQPLPDALGATGVIMNPVKVKVGGAVIFVVDVEKFVRV encoded by the coding sequence ATGAAGCTATTGATCTCCATTCTTCATGAAAGGGACAAACAGAGAGTAAGCGACGCGCTGCTGCAGGCGGGGTACAAGTTTACAATAGTCGCCTCTACCGGCGGGTTTTTGCGCGACGGCAATACGACTCTTCTGATCGGCACGGATGAAGATAAGGTTGACGACGTGATCGAAACTATTCGAGGCTGCTGCCCATGCAGAGACGAGTATGTCAATCAGCCTCTGCCTGATGCGCTGGGCGCGACAGGTGTTATAATGAACCCGGTGAAGGTGAAAGTGGGGGGAGCTGTTATATTCGTGGTGGATGTGGAGAAGTTCGTACGTGTCTGA
- the tmk gene encoding dTMP kinase, with translation MGFFLTIEGIEGAGKSTLTHELAKALCDEGHEVLVSQEPGGSAIGDKIRQILLDRSNAISDRTELLLFEAARAQHVSETILPALQRGAIVICDRYTDSSLAYQGCARGIDKNTVRALNDFATSGLKPDLTILLDLPASDGLARQKKIDRVSSEKLEFHEAVRQGFLELARAESERFVLLDATQSIDEIVKLALAKVQGFFPTPNTQHPSPNRRCL, from the coding sequence ATAGGTTTTTTTCTCACAATTGAAGGCATAGAAGGGGCGGGCAAAAGCACTCTTACCCATGAGCTTGCAAAAGCGCTGTGCGATGAAGGGCATGAGGTTTTAGTCTCTCAGGAGCCGGGCGGATCGGCCATCGGCGACAAGATTAGGCAGATTCTGCTCGATAGATCGAACGCAATATCCGACCGCACGGAATTGCTATTATTCGAAGCAGCAAGAGCGCAGCATGTATCTGAGACTATCCTTCCAGCGCTGCAGCGTGGGGCGATAGTGATATGTGACCGCTACACAGACTCGTCACTCGCTTACCAGGGATGCGCCAGGGGAATCGACAAGAATACGGTCAGAGCGCTCAATGATTTCGCTACGTCCGGCCTCAAACCCGATCTGACTATACTCCTCGACTTGCCGGCGTCGGACGGACTGGCGCGGCAGAAAAAGATCGACAGAGTATCGTCCGAAAAACTGGAATTTCACGAGGCTGTGAGGCAGGGTTTTCTGGAATTGGCAAGAGCCGAGAGTGAACGATTTGTGCTTCTTGATGCGACGCAAAGCATTGATGAAATTGTTAAGCTGGCTCTAGCTAAGGTGCAGGGTTTCTTCCCAACGCCTAACACCCAACACCCATCACCCAATCGGAGGTGTCTATGA
- a CDS encoding DUF3084 domain-containing protein, which translates to MRYSIIFVIVLVLVSGFIAYFGDLLGRKMGKKRLTIFQLRPRYTAIIVTTITGMIISALVLATLLAGDKSFREAFTQWETVTSQNKRLATESKTLEVRNKALQARSRLLEKEADRLQKEAGKARKAASEAMRARNAAVEVVSRLKKEIVDRKIELDALRKKSNAAQHELAAKAKQLDDVQKHLQIARNNLKIKQTELTNAQARLATIGAQLIGTRAQLAEVEETIKRQQAEIDEQRSTLMEQQKRIVELGNRNLSFQQETMELRNSDLIFRQGDELGRGIISPRQSTLGIKGDLLSLLETVSRKAEKAGAKVGDNDRAVQVIFLLDAQNYIGERECMDMAAGAIASGRLQSADALVQIVCAKNTVEGEQAPVELRLYLNNLVYPKGKFITRSKIDGRQSEGRILLSVISFLQTDVSRSALRAGIVPISNPDPHLTAGADPGTQVEGLMAVVGQIKAVKAPVKLDVYASDDIYAADPINMDNIRFNVTKAD; encoded by the coding sequence ATGCGATATTCAATCATCTTCGTAATAGTCTTGGTGCTGGTATCCGGTTTTATTGCCTACTTCGGTGACCTGCTTGGCCGGAAGATGGGCAAGAAACGCCTGACTATCTTTCAACTTCGCCCACGTTATACTGCAATTATTGTAACCACCATCACCGGCATGATCATCTCCGCTCTAGTGCTTGCCACGCTGCTTGCCGGCGACAAGAGTTTTAGAGAGGCTTTCACACAGTGGGAAACAGTGACTTCGCAAAACAAGCGCCTTGCAACTGAGAGCAAGACTCTTGAAGTGCGTAACAAAGCTCTCCAGGCGCGCAGCAGGCTGCTCGAAAAAGAAGCAGACAGGCTCCAGAAAGAGGCTGGCAAGGCGCGCAAAGCCGCATCTGAGGCCATGAGAGCAAGAAATGCCGCTGTAGAGGTAGTATCAAGGCTTAAAAAAGAGATAGTAGACCGCAAGATAGAGCTTGATGCTCTCCGCAAAAAGAGCAATGCCGCCCAGCATGAACTGGCAGCTAAAGCTAAACAATTGGATGACGTTCAAAAGCACCTGCAGATCGCCAGAAACAACCTAAAAATCAAACAAACCGAGCTGACAAATGCCCAGGCGCGCCTTGCGACCATAGGCGCTCAGCTCATTGGGACCAGAGCGCAGCTTGCGGAAGTAGAAGAGACAATTAAACGCCAGCAGGCCGAAATCGATGAGCAGCGCAGCACACTCATGGAGCAGCAAAAACGTATTGTAGAACTCGGCAATCGCAACCTGAGCTTCCAGCAAGAGACGATGGAACTCAGGAACTCTGATCTGATCTTTCGTCAGGGTGACGAACTCGGGCGAGGAATCATCTCGCCACGCCAGTCGACACTCGGAATTAAAGGCGATTTGCTCTCACTGCTTGAGACAGTAAGCAGAAAAGCCGAAAAGGCAGGCGCAAAGGTCGGCGATAATGATAGGGCAGTGCAGGTAATATTCCTGCTTGATGCTCAGAACTACATTGGTGAGCGAGAGTGCATGGATATGGCCGCCGGCGCGATTGCGAGCGGAAGGCTCCAGAGTGCGGACGCGCTCGTTCAGATCGTCTGCGCAAAAAACACTGTTGAGGGCGAGCAAGCGCCGGTGGAGCTTCGTCTTTATCTCAACAATCTTGTATACCCGAAAGGCAAGTTTATAACCCGCTCAAAGATCGACGGGCGCCAGTCCGAAGGTCGAATACTTCTGTCTGTGATATCTTTTCTGCAGACTGATGTCAGCCGGTCCGCTCTTAGGGCGGGTATTGTCCCCATATCAAACCCCGATCCTCATTTGACTGCCGGGGCCGACCCTGGAACTCAGGTTGAAGGGTTGATGGCTGTGGTCGGCCAGATCAAGGCAGTGAAGGCTCCGGTCAAACTCGATGTGTACGCCTCGGATGATATCTATGCCGCGGACCCCATAAACATGGACAACATACGCTTTAACGTGACAAAAGCCGACTAG
- a CDS encoding transposase yields MASSRHHNTYIDGAAIFWTNSIVEGIPILRSPTAARSLVEIIEDCRCGYGVKIPGYVVMPDHFHIIAWAEDVNHTKLFIRQILSRSSATFAVMTDTAADRGDAHARLWSQIFHAKATGKSTVRIWKERGRAFPITTEAVLLEKLQYIHNNPVRAGLVEHVEDWEFSSAACLASGHSPAKHQRLLLDTGEST; encoded by the coding sequence GTGGCATCATCAAGACACCATAACACATACATAGACGGCGCAGCCATCTTTTGGACCAATTCAATCGTCGAAGGAATCCCAATCCTGCGCAGCCCAACGGCCGCACGTAGTTTGGTAGAAATAATTGAAGATTGCAGGTGCGGATACGGTGTCAAGATTCCGGGCTATGTGGTGATGCCGGATCACTTCCACATTATCGCATGGGCCGAAGATGTGAATCACACTAAGCTGTTCATACGGCAAATTCTAAGTAGATCATCAGCAACTTTTGCAGTTATGACCGATACTGCTGCCGACCGTGGAGATGCGCATGCAAGACTTTGGTCGCAGATATTCCACGCCAAAGCCACAGGAAAATCGACTGTAAGGATATGGAAGGAGCGTGGCCGGGCTTTTCCAATAACAACGGAAGCTGTATTGCTGGAAAAACTGCAGTATATCCACAATAACCCTGTAAGGGCAGGACTTGTAGAACATGTGGAGGATTGGGAATTCTCAAGTGCGGCGTGTTTAGCTTCGGGGCATTCGCCCGCGAAGCATCAGAGGTTATTACTTGATACCGGAGAAAGCACATAG
- a CDS encoding DUF3795 domain-containing protein, with protein sequence MVSIIGACGLNCSECDGYKATQANDPDAIAKVAADWSKLFGNDIKPESIYCDGCMVESDRKCGNCAECSIRSCVASKGLANCAHCDDFGCETLTNFFQMAPCAQEHLNEIRAGLGK encoded by the coding sequence ATGGTGAGTATTATTGGCGCGTGTGGACTCAACTGCAGCGAGTGTGATGGCTATAAGGCGACTCAGGCAAACGACCCTGATGCAATCGCGAAGGTTGCAGCCGACTGGAGCAAACTGTTCGGCAATGATATAAAGCCCGAGAGTATCTATTGCGACGGATGCATGGTCGAAAGCGACCGTAAGTGCGGGAACTGCGCAGAGTGCTCGATAAGGTCCTGTGTGGCGAGCAAAGGCCTTGCCAATTGCGCTCACTGCGATGACTTCGGTTGTGAAACTCTCACCAACTTCTTCCAGATGGCTCCGTGCGCGCAGGAACATCTGAATGAGATAAGGGCTGGATTGGGAAAGTAG